Genomic window (Oenanthe melanoleuca isolate GR-GAL-2019-014 chromosome 1A, OMel1.0, whole genome shotgun sequence):
AGGAATATATCACACGAggaatatttttgtatattcCCTACATACTTATTTTCAAGTACATAAGCTTCATTTTGGAATATAAAATACCTTGGAAAGTGTTAAACAGCAAAGAGCAAATGCCAGTACAACATTCCACCATCCTTTGTGCAAAAGGATTCATCCAACAGTTGTGTGAGAAACCACACACAGCATCCAGATCGTAACACAGTAATGTACTTGGAAAGTGACCCAAAGGGAATAAATGCCAGCAACCCTAGAGGTCAGCATGGGAGTCCTGTTCCAGATGTGAAACAGATGCTATTCCTCGCCAGCAAGTACAGATGTGGATCAGGCAGAGAGCACTGGTACTGGGCACAGGACGCGAGACCTCGCTTCGAGGGGCATCCATTAGGGGGCACTCAGTGGGACTCATTCCCTCGCCGGGGGTAAGTCCCTCTCCGTGGGTCGGTCACTCCCCCGCCACAGCCCGCTTCCCCACgccgccccggccgccgccgctcccaCTCCGCCGCACCAACGGCCCCTCAGCCGGCAGCGGCCCCtcaggccccgcccccgcccaACGGCCCCAGCCAAtccgcgcccgccccgcccgtgCCCCGGCTCCCCATTGGTGGCCGAGGGTCCGGCTGTTCCCGGGGCAGCGGCCGTTACCGCGTGGCTGCGCCGCGCGCTCCCACAGGAACGCGGGGGGCCGCGAGGCGCTCCGGGCACGAGGGATCGCTGAATGAACCCAAACGTTCTGGAACAGTGGGAACTGGTGTCCAAGGAAATAGTTTACACGTTCTCTTGGGGTACAACACCAGCCTGCAGCGCTACGGGCTGGTTACTTTGGGCGGCCACGGAGCCCTTAAAGGGGAACCGAGCTGACTTGAGTTGTTACCAAAGCGGCCAAAGAGTCCCGAAATCAGACTGGGTCCATTGGAGTTGTTAATAAACTGTCCACATTTCACTGACAGTTCTCTACAATTTCCAGTGGCTCCACAGAAAAGGACCTTGGGGTGCTGGCCGGGAGCTGCTGAGCACgagcccaggtggccaagaaggacAATGGCATCCTGGTCTGTGccagcaatagtgtggccagcacagccaggacagtgGCTATCCCCCTGTTCTGGCACCTCTGAGGCCCCACCTTGAATCCTGGGGTCAGTTTCAGAAAGATTGCGGTGCTGGAATGTTTCCAGAGAAAGGAActgagctggggcaggctctggagcacaagccAGATGAGAAGCGGCTGAGGGAGatggggggctcagcctgcaggaaaggaggctcagggaggaccttctctctctctgcagctccctggcaggaTACTGGCTTGGGGGAGATTCCTAGTGATAAAGTACCTATCCCATGACCCTTTGTGCGGAAAAGATCATCATTGTATCTTTAGGATTTGACAGCCAGGAAACCttgaggaggatggaggggtTTGCTTTAGAGCATGTGTTTTTAAAGGCTGCCTAGGCAATTGCACTTTGTGCAAATTTGTATGCCCTGCCCGAAATTTTGTGGGGGGTGGGTCTTGCCTGTCAGAGACGGGAAAAGGTAATAATTTTTGAGACATCCTGAGGAGCTAGGGGGCAGATCAGACCTTGAGCAAATTCCACATTGCATTCAAAGAAAACCTTGTAAAAAGGGTGAGGCTGTACCCTGAGGAGTAGAAGTTTCTACTTAACCTGCCTgaactgcttttgttttatataCAATGGTAGCTGTGGTTTTTCCTCTTCCACTACAGGgagaaaatgaaactgaaatgtttcctttgtAAAATGGAAGTTTTGTAACAATGGACATTCCGCTGCTGGAGAAAATGTGTCACGGCCCTTGGAGAATTGGCAGTCACCCCTCACAGGACattagaaaagggaaaattatcACTCAGCTCAGCCTCCAGACCAGTGCTGACATACAGAGCTCTTGCCCTCCCCTCAGGGCGGGGTCCTGCCTGGAAGCATCACAGATCAAGTCAGGAGTTTGTGTATAAATTTGGAGAGCTATTCAGCGTAAAAAAGGGTTGGCAGCTCTcctaaaagcaaagaaaaatgaaagagcatgtgcatttatgaaaaaaaaataattccccaaACCCTGTTTTGGTAGGTCAGGGCAGTAGACAGAAGGTAGCACAGATTTGTAGCTGGCACTTGGATGCATTCTTGTAACTGGACTGGTTACTGTACTTTCCATCTCCATCAGTTGTTTTTAGGGTAGAGGAAGATGTTTTGGAGGGCACAATGGGCCCAACACCATGGGAGGGAGCAAGTCCAGGATCTCAACAGCTTTCAGTTAGGAATGAACAGAAAACCTCGGAGACAAAGTCAGGTTTTTCTCTTATCATGAAGGTGAAATGGAGAAGGGGAAATTcagagttgaaaaaaaaaaagtatatttgtTTTTGTATATTGGGGTGCACAACTGCAGGAAGAACTCTCCCCTGATGCTCAGAAGGAGctagaagagaaaacaaagggaGCTGGGTAGGAATGCCTTTCTTTCCACCCAGTGTTCTAAAGGTCTGGGCTAAAAGGTGTAAAAAGATATCCAGAATCTCTCCATTACATGAAACAACTGCTGAATGTGAGACTGGATTAGAGGCTGGGAACACCACGGGGTGCCCCATAGAGTCTCTAGAGATGGCTGATTCTCTGGGCCTCCTTCCTTCGCAGTGGGAGTCTCCTCAGGCACTTTGCCTGCCCCAGCACGGGATCTGGATCGTGTCCATCAATCCTAAAGTCCCTTTCAGCATCTACTCATCCCTGCAAAGCTCTGCTGGATGTCCCAGAAACAAGAGAGATGGGGCTGCAATTGCCTGCTGCCGATTAGAGGGGAGGAAAGAGGTAGAGTTCATCAGGGCTGGACCCGAAGTGACTTTTGGAGCTTCTGGTTCTTCTCCCAGATTTGCCAGGAGAGCAGCGTATCTTTCTCTGCCGCTCACTCGCACCTGGAATGCACAGAGAGCCCTCCCTTGTTTCACTTCAGGAGACACCCAAGTGGCCGCATCAGCTTGAAAGGACAGCTGTCGTTTCACTGCTGCATTCCCTGGCTTGTTAAAGGCCCTGCTAGCTGTAGtacagcctgtgctggaagaCACAAAGTTACCATGCTGAAGGAAAGGCATGCAAAGCTTGAAGAAGGCTGAAGGCAGCACTGGCATTAGGCCTTTTCCCAAGGGGTTTCTTTAGCTGAAGCTGCTGACAAGGACCAGACTTGACAGCCCGCAATGGGTTTgaggttgttttatttttgggtcCTGCGTGGGACGTGGTAACTGGGTGCTGCAGAGGCTCCGGCGAGGCATCAAAAACGCCCGCCCCGCACCCACGGGTGCCACAAGATCTGCTCCAGCGCTGGCCTGTCCGCGGGGTGCTTGGACAAACACCAGCGGATCAGATGTTCGCACTCTGGGGAGAGAAGGCAGAAAGCGCCGGTCACTGGCAGaaggctcctgcccagctgccgCCCCCGGCGCCCGCAGCACCCGAGCCGCTCTGCCCCGAGCGGGACAGCGGCGCGGCGGGACACGGCCACCTCCTTCAGCCACGCGCGCCGCGCCGAGCCCATCGGCACGGGCCGCCTCCTGCGGCCGGCCCTTGAGGGCACATCGCCGTCCCGCCGAGCCGCGTGAGGGCCACGCCGGGCTGCTGAGGGCCGCCACCTGCCACAGCCTGCCTTCTTGAGGCCGGACACCAACCTGGAGAGACCTGGTGCTCGAAGAAGAGCTGCCCCGACACGATGGCACGGTCGTCCCAGAAGGGGAGGCTCCCGCAGACCATGACGTACAGCAGCACGCCCAGGGACCAGACGGTGGCCGAATGGCCGTGGTAGCAGCCGATGCCGATCCACTCGGGTGGGCTGTACGCGCGTGTTCCTAGGGGAGACGGGCGGCGCTGTCCGGGCGCAGGCCGCTGCCTCCCAGAGCCCGGCGCCGGCTCCTGGCTGAGGCAGGGGCCGCGTCGGCGGTCCCAACTTCCCACGGAGGCCACCCCACGTCCCCCAACCAAGTGGCCAAAGCCGAGGAACTGTTGCGCCAGGCAAAGAAGGCCAGCGCAGCAGCCCACGGCCTTGCGGGCCGGGCAAGCCGAGGGGCCGGGGCCCGGCTTTTGCAGCCCCCTCTCTGTGGGCAGGGCCGGCTGCCCTTTGGCACGGGGCAGATGCCGCGCCCCAGGAGCCGGCAGCCGGCTGAAGGCCGCAGCCCGCAGCCCAGGAGGGAATGGGGCCGTGCAGcgcctggcactgggagcagggcgCGGGCTGAGGGCTCACCCGCAAATCGCGTGAAGGCGCGCTCCTGGAGGAAGGTGCCGCAACCGAAGTCAATGAGCTTCAGGTCGCCGCTCTCCGGGTCCACGAGGAGGTTCTGTGGCTTGATGTCGCGGTGCAGGACGCCGCAGGCGGTGCAGTGCCGCACGGCCCAGCACCTGGTGGAAAAGCCAGCGCGCCACCTCCTCGCACAGGAACTCGTGCTgcatcaggagctgcaggagatcCTGCGATGCCTCCGGACGCTCCATCACCAGCAGAAAGCTGTCAGGCAGCTCGAACCAGTCGAGGAGCTGGATGATGTAGGGGCATCCAGAGCCCACCTTCTCCATCAGCACGATTTCCATGGGAACACGGGTGCCGTCGGGCTGTGACGAGGAGACAATGGCTGCAGCAGGCCTGATgctgctgtgtggctgctgcGCTGGCCCCGCCCTGGGATGCCCCAGCGCCCCCCCCGGGCAGCCTCCCTTCTGCGTGGGCTGCATGCCAAGCCCCAGGGGATGCTTGGCATGTGCCCCCTGCCCGGCCACACCACCGGTCCGTGGCACGGCCAGGCCCGCCATGCCCCGGCTCTCTCGCTGAGCCCGCGCCCGCCATGGCCCGCCTGCCACTGCCGGGGCCTCGGGCTCATccctgcccgccccgccccgccctgTCCCGCTGGCCCCGCTCACACACCAGCTCTTCCCACCGCAGGACGCTCTCCCGGGCCACGCGTTTGATGGCCACCTGCAAGCCATAGAGAAAGCGGGGGCTGAGCTCAagccctgcccctccccacccctggccctgctcccacGCCCGGCCGCCGCGGCCACTCACCGGGCTTCCATCCGAGAGGCGGGTGCCCGCGAAAACGGTGCCGAAGCCGCCGCTGCCCAGCTGCGGGCCCAGCTGGTACAGCTCCTGCGGCTGCTTCCTTTGCCCTGCGGCCAAGAGCGAGCCATCAGCCTTGCGCCCGGGGCTCCCCTGGCAAGTGCCCGCCAGTCAGGCGGGCCGGGCCACCGCGGACCACCTTGCTCTCACCTGCTTCCAGCTGCGCACCGGGCAGCGGCCACCGCCTCCTCGCCGCCGCCGGGCTGGCCAGCggcacagctggggaggggcgGCGCGCAGAGGCGGCTGCAGGAGCCGCGGTGCTGCGGGGCAGGGCGGCACCGTCGCTGTCCCCGGCGTCGtggcctgcactctgctgcccGGGACGGCCGGGGCTACAGCCCGAGGCTTGGCACAGGGGGGcgtgaggagcagctgcaaagCAGACAGGAGTATTAGAAGCAGCCGGGGACTAGGCTGCTCTCAGGGGCCCTTGGCCTGGCCTGGGGATGCCCCTCAAGAGCCCCGGGGGAGCCTCGGACAGCTCCTGGCCAGATCTCACCTGCTCTTAGAGAGGCCTTCGCGATGCTCGAGGGCTCTCTTGGGGCAGCTTCCTGGAGATCCCTTGGTGGCTCCAGGGTCGTCTCCACcaccaggctggggctgttgcCAGCTGCCACAACAGGCACAGCgtcctggcagctgtgggcCGGCAAGTGCTGGCTCCAGGACGCTTGCTGCTCCGCCAGCTGCTCCTGACGAGGCTCCCctgcctcaggctgggctcccATTTGGACTTCCGGGCTTTCCCTGACCAGGTCAACAGTCAGGCTTGCGCCCGTGCTGTTGACGCCCGTGAgtccaggggagctgggagacCTGTCCACGGGCTCTGCACCGTGCGCAGGCAGACAGGTCTCACTGAGCCTCTGTGAGGGATGGAGGCTGTCAGAGAAAGCAGAGGCTCCGGGCAGGATGGAAGGTCTCTGACAGCCTGAGGCCCCTGCATGGATGGCGGCTCTCTGCTGGTGTGCCACCCTTGCAAGGGTAGAGgctctcccagggatggagagacGCCTCTCGAAGGGATGGGGGCTTCCTGAGGAGCCGGACGAGCCACACAGGGGCAGGTGGCCCTGCTTCACCAGCTCCTCCAGTTCTCTCCAGAGCGCCTGCCACATCCCAGAGTAGAGCGGCGCACGAGTCCCAttgccatcccagagcagcagcatcagatcctgcagctcctgggccacGGCCACCAAGGGGccgcagctgcaggggctgcccaaGGGAATGGCGGGAGCACGTGGCCGCTTGCGAGGGGTGGCCCGAGGCCTGCAGGACCCGGGAGCCACAGGGGCTCCTGGCTTCCTCCGGGAGCCTCTGGGCCGCACCGCGGGGCGCTTGCTGCGCTTTGGTGTCCGTGTCTGCCGCCTCCGTGGTTGCCAGTGGCCAAGGGCCCAGCAGGCAGCcacagtggccagcagcaggacaagcgCAATCAGCAGGACGTCGCCGTCACCCATGGCTCCGGCCCGTCCCATCGCGACTGCGCTGGCAGCTGCGGGTGCCGGCCCCTCTTATATAGCGCCAGCGCGCTGATGTCACAATGCTGTGGCCAGGACgtcacagccctgcctcacGCCAGcgctcagcccctctgtgccgTCACAGCCCCGCCCgcctcaggcagcagcagaagcgGCTCGTGGCTGAAGATGCACTTGGCCAGAGAAAGCCTGGAAGAAAGAAGCTCGGAATTAAGAACGGGAGCTCAGGCCGTTGCAGCGAATCGTTCCCTGGAGCCAGTGGCACAtcaggggcagtgctggtgccagcagtgccaagcCCTCGGCTCCCAGGACGCTGCAGCGTTCCCAACTGGAAACACCCAGCACTCCGTGCCGGAGCAGATCCTCCAGAGACAAAGGCAGATGAAGCCCCTCTGTCTCTGGGGAGCTCTCCTGAACTGGCTGTGGAGGGCAGGAAGAGTTTGTTGTTAGCAgctcactgagctctgcagtgcctctgCTCTAAATAAATCGGCGTTTGCCAAGGAGCGCTCACggtgctcccactgctctgctttggaCTGCCACgaggtttctttcttcccaaGAGCTGGCACGGTGTTGCGTTTGCATGGCAATGCTGTGGATCAAACAGGGCTGGTTTGctttctgctgagcagggcttgcccTCTTCAAGGACTTTGCAGTGCCCCTTGGTACAATGCAATGTTTTCCACCGGGGAGGCGATGCCTAGGAGAGActgcctggaacagagactggACAGTGTCAAAGGAATCAAGTCGGTGTTTATTcaaaggccttcaaaggatgCACCTTGGGTCGTACAAGAGCCCGGCCGTGGCTCTAACCAAGGTGGACACGAGATGGACGAGCGGTCCCAGCTTTTCACACGCTGATACGTTTAGGTCCAATTCCATTCTTGGGcttaattgtccaattacagcttcaggttatcaacttccttccttcctccccaggTTGCTTTCTTCACTTTGCCGTTGTTGACActtttgggcctgaagctgcaacggtgtccttggttctcaggctgcaaaaggattgttttgtccaactccactgtgaagagaactttagatgaagttcagagtcacacacgAAGGCAGTACAGAACTTGAAAACTaggaaagctaaaacttaaggcatcaaagGGAGGGACCAGTGTTGAAGACAGCAGCAAAGAACGcatgaaacaaaagcaaagaatgCACGGAACACCTGGACCgtgtctctgtccctgtttgtCAAGTGACCATCCACATCATGGAAGGGCACGATGTTATTTCTACCATGTTTTTTCCCATGAACGTTTTTTATTGTGCaccctcctttttctttctgaccGCCTGCATCTGCAGTTGAGCTTTCACCGCACCACACTTCTCCCTACAGTGGCAAGAAGCATCTGCGTATTCTTCTGCTGACCTGGATTCCACGGGGCACACAGCTTCCTTTTCCATGCTCTTTCCCAGAGAAGATGCCTGTTCAGGCAAGCCAGCCTTGTGCCTCGCCTGCTTGGCTTCCGACACGTGGCAATCACCGGCTCCTGTGCCCTTAGCAGGTGCTGTTTCAAAAGTGACCAGCACTGATGGAGCCCAGCATTTTCAAAACCATTTTCCCCGGGGACCTTGCAGCCTGAAGTCTGCTCTCCTCGTGGTCCGAGCGGAGGTTTTGTTGGCCCTTTTCCTCTTGTCAGAGGTGTGAAGCTCGATGGATTTgatgtggctgtggctgtggcaaTCCCCACTTGGCTCAGGGCACGaggggcgcgggcggcggccTGGCTCGGGGGGGGGGGCTGCGCGGGTGAGTCCCGGGCTGGGAGGGGCTCCCCCCTTACTGTGAGGAGGCTCCCTGGGGAGGAAGAAGGCTCTGCCATGAGCCACGAGGCCTGGCCTGCATTTGCCTGCTGCCCATTAGAGGGAAGAAAGATGAAGAGTTCATCAGGGCTCAACATGAAATGTCCTTTTGGTGCTTCTGGTTCTTCTCACAGCTTTGCTAGCAGAGCAACATCTCTGCCCAGAGCCCTCCC
Coding sequences:
- the LOC130264352 gene encoding LOW QUALITY PROTEIN: uncharacterized protein LOC130264352 (The sequence of the model RefSeq protein was modified relative to this genomic sequence to represent the inferred CDS: inserted 2 bases in 1 codon) yields the protein MGRAGAMGDGDVLLIALVLLLATVAACWALGHWQPRRRQTRTPKRSKRPAVRPRGSRRKPGAPVAPGSCRPRATPRKRPRAPAIPLGSPCSCGPLVAVAQELQDLMLLLWDGNGTRAPLYSGMWQALWRELEELVKQGHLPLCGSSGSSGSPHPFERRLSIPGRASTLARVAHQQRAAIHAGASGCQRPSILPGASAFSDSLHPSQRLSETCLPAHGAEPVDRSPSSPGLTGVNSTGASLTVDLVRESPEVQMGAQPEAGEPRQEQLAEQQASWSQHLPAHSCQDAVPVVAAGNSPSLVVETTLEPPRDLQEAAPREPSSIAKASLRAAAPHAPLCQASGCSPGRPGQQSAGHDAGDSDGAALPRSTAAPAAASARRPSPAVPLASPAAARRRWPLPGAQLEAGESKGSPGRKADGSLLAAGQRKQPQELYQLGPQLGSGGFGTVFAGTRLSDGSPVAIKRVARESVLRWEELPDGTRVPMEIVLMEKVGSGCPYIIQLLDWFELPDSFLLVMERPEASQDLLQLLMQHEFLCEEVARWLFHQVLXAVRHCTACGVLHRDIKPQNLLVDPESGDLKLIDFGCGTFLQERAFTRFAGTRAYSPPEWIGIGCYHGHSATVWSLGVLLYVMVCGSLPFWDDRAIVSGQLFFEHQVSPECEHLIRWCLSKHPADRPALEQILWHPWVRGGRF